From the Rickettsiales bacterium genome, one window contains:
- a CDS encoding response regulator has product MKKRNPDLTKARIIIVDSDFHMAELLQRTLRKLGLSNISITKSGKRALEMMKSEPADILITEWDTKSLSGINLILQLRKSEDPKLALLPVIMLTARATKEDVMEARDMGVTEFLVKPYTTKTLYQHLENIIDFPRDFIVWERFTGPCRRRIKRTVDKNRRIMQPVMFLKLDKIQITKEGNRPMQLVAQQELRRKIGLQQSLKEVITPRILTEAQKTINSFSPECLKWVAEDVEKLEQAASQVILDTDEGALEECKASLLSMRAHGGTFNYSLQAETAYDIYKFLRDGFELGNRRHNLVLQKYVETIKIFLAKKVTGQGGKIEQNLSQGLDELLGAIGA; this is encoded by the coding sequence ATGAAAAAAAGAAATCCCGACCTTACTAAAGCACGTATTATCATTGTAGACAGCGACTTCCATATGGCAGAGTTGCTGCAGCGAACTCTGCGTAAACTGGGGTTGAGCAATATTTCCATTACGAAAAGCGGAAAAAGGGCTTTGGAGATGATGAAGTCTGAACCTGCTGATATTCTGATCACAGAATGGGACACCAAGTCATTGAGCGGCATTAACCTGATCCTCCAGTTGCGTAAATCAGAAGACCCTAAGCTCGCATTGCTGCCAGTAATCATGTTGACCGCCCGCGCCACCAAAGAAGATGTGATGGAAGCCCGAGATATGGGTGTAACAGAGTTTCTGGTCAAACCATACACCACCAAAACTCTCTACCAGCATCTAGAGAATATTATTGATTTTCCTCGTGACTTCATCGTTTGGGAACGTTTTACCGGCCCATGTCGACGACGAATCAAAAGAACTGTAGATAAAAATCGTCGCATTATGCAGCCCGTCATGTTCCTGAAATTAGATAAAATTCAGATTACAAAAGAGGGCAACCGGCCGATGCAACTTGTTGCACAACAAGAGCTTCGTCGGAAGATCGGTTTACAGCAAAGCTTGAAGGAAGTTATTACCCCAAGAATCTTAACCGAAGCACAGAAAACCATTAATTCCTTCAGTCCTGAATGCTTGAAGTGGGTCGCAGAGGATGTGGAAAAGCTGGAACAAGCAGCCAGCCAGGTTATCCTTGATACTGATGAAGGTGCGCTGGAAGAATGCAAAGCCAGCCTGCTTTCAATGCGCGCACACGGCGGCACCTTCAATTACAGTCTGCAGGCTGAGACCGCCTATGACATCTACAAGTTCCTGCGCGACGGCTTTGAGTTAGGAAACAGACGCCATAACTTAGTGCTGCAGAAATACGTGGAGACCATCAAGATATTCCTCGCGAAAAAAGTGACTGGTCAGGGCGGCAAAATCGAGCAAAATTTATCGCAGGGCCTCGATGAACTCTTAGGTGCAATAGGAGCATAG